ACTTCACCTGCTCGGTGTTCTACGAGGAAGGGTCCGAGGGCTCGGCCGACCACATCCTCAAGCTCGACGGCATCGGTCAGGCCGCCTTCCTCCAGCGGATCATCGCCGAGGGCATCGCGCGGCACCGACGGAAGCACAAGGCGTACGAGATGCGCGGCAACGGGATCGCGGGGTATGGGATCGTCGCCACACGGCCCATCGCCGAGGGCGAGGTGATCTTCCGCGGCGAACAGCGGGCCGCCCGCATCGTCACCAAGCGCCATGTGGCGGCCAACTGGAACGCGGCCGACCGTGAGCTGTTCCGGCACTACGCGGTCCCGCTCAGCGACCACGTGTACGTGATCTGGGACGAGGATCCCACCAGCTGGGCGCCGCAGAACCACTCCTGCGACGCCAACACGACCTACATCGGGCTCGATGTCGTCGCCGCCCAGGACATCCCGGCGGGGGAGGAGCTCACTCTGGACTACGCCGAGCTGCTCGACGACCAGGGCGCGAGCTTCAGTTGTCGGTGCGGGGCCCGATACTGTCGGGGAGAGGTCCGAGGCGCACCAGGGAACTCGGTCACGTCCCGCGAAGCCGGACGAGGCCAGACGGGGTAGCACTCCGGAGGACCGTTGGCCCGCTCTCGACCCAAGGAGATGGCGGAATGCCACGGTTGCCGCACGAACGGATCGAGCGTCCCACACGTATCACCGCGGGTTCCGAGGAGCAGGCGCAGGCCACTCGAGGAGGTTCCGTGCCCCAGTACGCGATGCCGTTCAACGTGATCCTGTTCCTCGCTGGGTTCTGGACGGCGGTGATCTACGGGTTCGCGACCCGCGACTGGCTCGGCGCGCTCCTCTGGCTGACGGTCGGCTTCGTCGCCTTGACGAGTGAACGCCTCACCCCGGCGCGCGCCGAGGACGACGACGCGCGCTGAAGGTCCCGAAGCCGGGGCGCCTATTTCGGCGCCGCCGGAACCAGGACGGCATCGATGACGTGCACCCATCCGTTCGATGCCCGCACCGAGGCCACGACCTTCGCCTCGCCGATGTACGCGGCGCCATCGCGCCGGGTGAACTTCTCCTTCGTCCCGTCCACCATCCCGACCATCTGTCCGTCCTCGAAATAGTCCAGATCGAGGGCCGAGGTCGTGACGTGATGCTGCAGCACCGTCCTCAGTTGGGACTTGTTCTCGGGCTTGAGCAGCGTCTCCACGGTCCCGGCCGGCAACTTGTCGAAGGCCGCGTTGGTCGGCGCGAAGACGGTGAAGGGACCGGCGTTCGCGAGGGCATCGACCAGCTCTCCGGCCTTCAAGGCGGCGACCAGCGTCGAATGGTCCGGCGATCCCACGGCGACCTTCACGACGTCAGGCTGGGAGTCGTCGTCCCGCACCGAGGCTTGTCCGGCACCCGGCGCGGTCGTCTGGGCGTCGTCGCGCGGGGCGGACGAGCAGGCGGAGGTGAGGAGCACGAACAGGAGCAGGCAGGGAAGCGTTCGGGAGTGCGCCATTAGACGAGACCTCGGTAAAGGTGCATGTGACTTGCATCATAAAATGCGATCGGACCGATCGGTCCACAGTAGGGAGCCCCCTGCTCCTGATGTCAGCATTTCCGCTACGTGCCGACGGTCAGGCACTCGATCCGGCCGCCCCGCTATCCGCCTCGCACGGGATTTGCTATGGTTGAACCCGTCAGACCACCCCTACCATCACTCGAGGACGGGAACCACCCATGCTGAAGCGCTCCATGAAGGCCCTCACGCTCACGTTCGTCGCCCTTCTCGCGCTCGCGGCCCGTCCGTCGGATGCCCAGGCGCAGGAACACGCCCAGCTCGTCTGGAAGCAGCTGGAGCGCGCCTTCACCACGGTCAACGGGCAGGGCTTCGGCTCGCTCAACTACATCATCGGCCGCATGGGCGAGGGCAAGACCGACAGCTGGACCCTCAACTTCGAGAAGGGCACCGAGTACAAGATCGTCGGCGCCTGCGACAAGGACTGCAGCGATCTCGACATCGAGATCCTCGACGGCTCCGACGTCCTCACCCGCGATGTCCTCGATGACGACGCCCCGGTCGTGAGCTTCTCGCCGAAGGCCTCCGGCCAGCTGCGCGTGAAGGTGACGATGGCGAAGTGCTCGGATGAGCCCTGCTTCTTCGGCTTCGGGATCTTCCAGAAGTAGAAGGCAGAAGGCAGAAGGCAGAACGCAGAACGCAGAAGGGCCCGGCACGCGACGCGTGCCGGGCCCTTCTCTACGTGCGGGGCGCACCGGGCGCCCCTTGGATCACCGGCTCGCCGTGTCCGACGGCGACGTGTCAGCGTCCTGCGCCGAGGTCGTTCCAGTGCAGGATCGAGTTGAACCCGAGGAAGAACGTCCCGTGGGTCTGCCACCGCCAGAAGGGGCGGATGCCGAACATCACCACGTGGCCGGTCCCGAGCGGCGCATCCACGACCTGCGCGCGGCTGGCGAGTGCTTCCCCGCCAGCGAGCGAACCCGAGAGCAGCATCTCGCTGGCGTTGGCCGGGAAGCTCATGATCACGCGCGGGCGAGCGCCCGCCGCGGCTCCACCGCCGAAGCCACCGCCACCACCGCCGCCGGGGCCGCGGCCCGCGCCGGCACCGCCGCCCGGCCCGCCCGCGCCACCCGGACCGCGCCCCGCAGCAGCCCCACCGCGCGCCGGAGCCTCATCGACCGTGTTCCAATCCCACGTCGAGAGCGTGAGCGGCGTCGCCATCGGGGTCGTGTTCTGGCCCGCGGGGCCGCCACCACCGCCGAAGCCCGCGAGTCCGCCGGCACCCGCACCGCCGGCGTTGAGCACCGGGGCGGTGTTGAAGTACACCGGCACCTGCGCCGCGTAACCGTAGGCGATCGGGCTCGTGCGGTCCGTCACCAGGCCGCGCATCACCGAACCGCGCACGAACAGGTTCGCCGGCGTCTCCACCGTCACGCCGTTCGTCAGGTGATACTCGGGGAAGATCGTCGAGGTCGAGCCCTCGACGATGAGCGTGCCGCCGGCCTCGACGAACTTGCGGAGCTCCATCAGGCCTTCGAAGCCCATGCCGCCGCGGATGTCATCCGACTCGTCCACGCCACCGAGGTTCGGCGTCTCCGGCGTCCGCTTGTACGGGAGCGGCGCCGAGCCCGTCATCGCGATGCCGTTCACCTGCGACTCGGCCGTCCCGCCCACGTGCGGATAGATGATCACGTCGTACTTCGCCCGGAGGTTCCCTTCACGGAGCCGCGTGTCGGCGAAGTAGGTGTAGGGCACGCCGTAGGTGTCGAGCGCGGCGCGGACCCACCCCTCGTCCTGCGTGCGCTGCCAGCTGTGGATGTAGCCGATGCGCGGGATGTCGAGCTCGTGCTGCTTCACCGTCGGCGCGGCGGCGACCGCCGTGCCGGTGATCCCGAGCTCGGACAGCACCGGATTCAGCTGAGCCAGGTTCGCGTCCGGGATGATGAACGCGCCCGCGCGGTAGGTCCGGCCCGCCGCCTCGAACTGCTCCTCCGCCGCGAGCATCCGCACGTCCTTCAGGCGGAAGCGCATCGTCATGAGGTTGTTGTCGGTCGTGTGGTCGATCACCACCACCGGCCCGCTCCCCACCACGCCGCCCGGCGCCTTCGCCGGCCCGGTGAGCTTCGTCATCCGCTGGGCGAAGACGGTCGTGTCACCGATGGTGTTCATCACCACGTTGCGCATCAGCTGGAACGTCCAGCCGGTGTCGTCGTACGGGCGCGGGTTCGATGCGGGGTAGTTCTGGGTCGAGAAGTACATGTCGGCGAGCGTCCGGTACGGCTGGTCGCCGCGGATCACGTAGTCGCCCTTCTGCACCGTCACGCCGCCCGCCGTGAAGGTGTTGTCGGCCACCGAGATCTCGAGCCCCTGCCGGAGGAGTTCGTTCACCGCCGCGACCGCGTCCGCCTTCCGCCGCTGGCCCGCGGGGATCACCCACGCGTTCACCGGACCGGTGCGGCCACGCGCCACCGCGCGCTGCGCCTTGAGCCAGTAGTTCTCGAGATAGAGCTTGCGGTTCTTGGCGAAGTGGTCGAGGGAGAAAAGCACGCCCGACTGTCCGATGTTCACCGAGTTGCGCGGGCCCCACTTGATCTCGGGGAGCGGCGGATTGGGACGGAACCACTCGCGGCTCGTCGTCTGCGCGCCCACGCGGAGGTTCGGGTTGTTGTCCGGCCCGTAGCTCTGCACCTCGTAGAAGCGCCCGATCGCGTTGCGCGTGTGCGCCGCGAAGAACAGGTAGTTCGGGACCCAGCCATCATAGAACCCGTAGGTCCAGACGCCCGGCACGCCGCGCTTGGTCAGCTCCATCACGTCCGCCTGCGCCATCATCCACCACTCGTTCACCGTGATCGGGTCGAGCTGCTCGTTGTACGGGCCCGTGCCGGTCGACGAGTAGAGGTACGACACCGACTCGTGCAGGTCGTGCATCACCTGCGGCGTCCACTCGAGGAACTGCCGGTTCACGTGCCGCGTGAGCGCGAGGAACTGTCCCATCCCGTCGCGGTTGTTGTCGTGCGCGACGTACTTGCCCCAGTACATCAGCGGCAGCCGGGCGTCCCCGGTCGCGCGCTTCTTGTTGAAGTAGTAGGTGTCCACCTGCCGCTCACGGCCGTCCACCTCGAGCACCGGCGTGATGAACGTGATCACGTTCTTGCGGATGTTCTCGTAGAACTCGTTCTCGGTGACCGCCAGCCGGTACGTCAGCTCCATCAGCATCTCGGGGCCGCCGGTCTCGGTCGAGTGCAGACCGCTGGTGAGCCAGTAGATCGGCTTGGCGGTGTTCAGTAGCTCGCGTGCCCGGGCCTCGGTCGTGCGGCGCGGATCGGTGAGCTCCTTCAACATCCCCTTGTACCGGTCGAGGTCGCGGATCACCGCCTCGTCCGCCACCGCGACGATGATCAGGTCGCGCCCCTCCTCCGTCTGCCCGATGCGCCAGACCTTCACCCGCGGGCTCGCCGCGTCGAGCGCGTCGTAGTAGCGGTACATGTCTTTCGCGTACGTCAGCTCCCCCGGCGTGCCGACGATGCGCCCGAGGAACTTGAGCGGCGTCGGCACCGTCGCCGAGGCGGGGAGGTCCGCCACGAGTTCGGTGGAGATGCGCGGATCCTGGAGGTACTCCTTGATCTTCGCGGTGTACTCGCGGTCGATCGGCTGCCCCTGCGCCGCGAGCGGGCGCACGGCGGCGATCGCCAGGGCGAGGGCCCCGACGAGCAGGGGACGGTAGGGCACGGCTCGGGTCATGCGAAGGACTCCGGTGGGGTGGGATTCGGTCCAGCCTAGGTCTACGTGGCCCCGGCGGGGGGCGTTGGTCGAGCGGATCTCCAGCGACGTCGGTCCCGCTACCTCGGTGCCAGCAGGGTGCGCGCGGCCGCCGCCGCCTCCACCCGCTCGCGCGAGTACGTCACGGGAAAGAACCGGTCCCGCGCCCACGCGTCGAACAGGTCGCGGTACCAGGGGCTGGTCGGGTCGCCGGATTGTCCCGGACTGTTGGTGCCGAGCGTGAGATCCCAGTCGGCGAGGTCCACGACCAGACGGAACGAGGCGCCAGCGGTCTGGTTCGCCGCATTCCCCGTCGCATTGAGGGTGTTGGCATAGCCGCCGCGCGGGAGCGGGCCCACGTCGAGACGCGCGCGGGTCGGGGCATCCACCGCATCGCTCAGGACATGGCGGATGAGCGCATGGTGGTAGCCATCGCGCCCGTAGGCCCATCCGTCCACGCGGACGCCGAAGCGCTGCCGCAACGAGGCCTCCGCCTCCACGAGCGCGCGGACCAGCAGGGAGTCGCGCGCCGCCATCGGCTCCATCCTCGCGTCCGCGCCGAGCGCCCCGGGCGGGAGATGGAGCCAGCGCACCACGTTCCGCAGCGAGACCGACCGGATGAGGCGCCGTTCGGACGGTCGCACCACCGCCTCGTACGTGAGGCGTCGCAACGCGGTCTCCCATGCCACATAGATCCCGGCCGCCACGCTCGTGCGCCCGAGCACGTGGTCCCACGCCAGCAGTCGCTGCCGCAGCGAGTCCACCCGCGCATCGGCGATGGGCAGGTCACGCAGGAGCGGCACCAGTTGCCGCGCGGGCAAGGCCAGTTCGTCCGTCTGGAGCCGCGTCATGTCGCTGATCGTATGGCGCCGGCCGCTGCCGAGCACCTCGCTCGCGCGCGCCCACCGATAGGGATCGGCCCACGAGAACCCGATCGCGTCCATGTGCGGATAGTCCCGTGGGATCAGGTCGTTGTTCGCGGTCGCGAAGAACCCCTCGGCGGGGTCCGCCACATGCGGCTTCTCGAGGATGTCGAGGTAGCCGTTCCATTCGAAGGCGCCATCCCCCGGCACCGGCACGAGCCCGCTGGAGTTCGGGCGCCGCGGCGCGATGCCCACCGCCTGCCAGCCGATGTGTCCGGCGCGATCGGCCCAGATCATGTTCTCGCCGGGGATGTGCGAGTACCGGTTCGCCTCGCGGAACTCCTCCCAGGTGCGCGCCTGGTCCATCCGCAGGCTGGCCAGGTACGGCGCGCCGCCGATCTCCATCCAGGCCGCGCGCACCGCGAAGGCCTTGTGCCGGCCCGCATCGCGCGAGACCACCGGTCCGTGCCGCGTGTAGCGATGCGTGACGATCGTCGGCGCCATGCCCCGCACGTTGATCGTGTCCACGATCAGCCGCATCCGTTCCCATCCGCCGCGATACCGATATCGGTCCGGGTCCGCCGGATCGGTGTCGTAGACCAGCAGGTCCTCGCCGTCGGTGGAGAAGATCGTCAGCCCCCATGCGCCATG
This region of Gemmatimonadota bacterium genomic DNA includes:
- a CDS encoding penicillin acylase family protein, whose protein sequence is MFAAASLALGARPARAQSDTTRLRVAGLERPVEIIRDRWGINHIYAATEHDLFFAQGYAAAKDRLFQFEVWRRQATGTVAEWLGPRELERDIGARLFRFRGDLRAELNHYHPRGAAIISAFVDGINAYVTEARRDPASLPIEFRLLNTLPGLWTPDVVISRHQGLLGNITEELTIGRAVAALGAARVKALSDFGPGDPDLTLAPGIDSALLAGDLLKPYNAFRAPLQFRPEDVVPASRARGDAPAEPTTGPDERFAWTHDQRDIGSNNWVVSGRLSESGYPLMANDPHRALSAPSLRYFAHLVGPGWDVIGGGEPVLPGISIGHNQHGAWGLTIFSTDGEDLLVYDTDPADPDRYRYRGGWERMRLIVDTINVRGMAPTIVTHRYTRHGPVVSRDAGRHKAFAVRAAWMEIGGAPYLASLRMDQARTWEEFREANRYSHIPGENMIWADRAGHIGWQAVGIAPRRPNSSGLVPVPGDGAFEWNGYLDILEKPHVADPAEGFFATANNDLIPRDYPHMDAIGFSWADPYRWARASEVLGSGRRHTISDMTRLQTDELALPARQLVPLLRDLPIADARVDSLRQRLLAWDHVLGRTSVAAGIYVAWETALRRLTYEAVVRPSERRLIRSVSLRNVVRWLHLPPGALGADARMEPMAARDSLLVRALVEAEASLRQRFGVRVDGWAYGRDGYHHALIRHVLSDAVDAPTRARLDVGPLPRGGYANTLNATGNAANQTAGASFRLVVDLADWDLTLGTNSPGQSGDPTSPWYRDLFDAWARDRFFPVTYSRERVEAAAAARTLLAPR
- a CDS encoding fasciclin domain-containing protein → MAHSRTLPCLLLFVLLTSACSSAPRDDAQTTAPGAGQASVRDDDSQPDVVKVAVGSPDHSTLVAALKAGELVDALANAGPFTVFAPTNAAFDKLPAGTVETLLKPENKSQLRTVLQHHVTTSALDLDYFEDGQMVGMVDGTKEKFTRRDGAAYIGEAKVVASVRASNGWVHVIDAVLVPAAPK